The Dyella sp. 2HG41-7 sequence AACCCGATAAACACCGCGCTCATCGCCAGCAACGGCATCACCATGATCACTAGCGCGATGCGGAAGCTTTCGTACAAGAACAGCAACAAGGTGAATACCAAGGCGATCGCCGCCAGTAACACCACCGTCAACCCGCGGAACGCTTCCTGCTGTTGTTGATACAAACCACCGAGCTCGTAGTACATACCCTTTGGCAACATATTCGGCCGGGCCAGCATGGCTTTGACGTCCGCAATGGTCGCGCCCATGCTGCGTCCGCTGATACGCCCCGTTACCGCCACCATGCGCTTGAGGTTGCTACGCGTGATTTCCGGCTGTCCTTGCACGATCTGCACGCTCGCCACTTGCGACAACGGAAACAGATGTCCGTCCGCGGCGCGAATGGGCAGCGATTCGACTTGTTCGATACGCTTATACGACGACGTTGGCAGACGAACGCGAATGCCGACCATCTTGCCGTTCGCGGGAAGCTGCGCGGCAACCGTGCCTTCGATCGCCGCATCCACCTGATCGCGTACAGCTGCCGGATCAAGTCCCTGCAGCGCAGCTTTTGCGGGGTCCACCGTCATCGTCAGCGCATCACCCGCCGGGTTGATGCCATTGAGTACGCCGTTGACGCCATTGACCTTGCCCAACGCATCCGCCACGCGTTGCGCGGTGTCATTCAGTTCGTCGGCGTTGTCGCTATAAAGCTGGATTTCAATCGGCTGCGGCACGGCGACCAGATCGCCAATCATGTCTTCCATCAGCTGCGACACTTCCACATCGAGGCCTGGCACTTTCTCTTCCGCCTCTTTGCGGATGTCGTTCATCACTTCTTCCGTGGACGGGCGCGATCCGTTTTTCAGTCGAACGAAAATATCGCCTGTATTGGCTTCGGTGAGTGCGTCGCCGAGCTGCAAACCGGTTCGACGCGAATAGGTGTCCACGTAAGGATTGGCCCGGATGATCGCTTCAACTTGATTGAGCAGTCGGCCTGTTTCTTCCAACGACGTGCCAGGCTTGGAAATATAGTCGAACGTAAAGCCGCCTTCGTCCATCGCCGGCATAAAACCGGTACCGACCTGCGTGAAGGCAAGTACGCCCACGACAATGAGTGGCAGCACCATGACCGCAACCCAGATCGGACGCTTCAACCAGCGTTGCAGCAAACCTTCGTAACGATTCTTGATATGCAGCGAAAGGCCTTTCGCCTCATGATCGCCGGCGTGTTTTTGATCAAGCAACCGCTCCGAAAGCAACGGCACAACGATCCACGTAAGCAAATAGGAAATAACCAGCGCACTGGCCATCGTCAAAGACAAGGCCTGGAAGAATGCGCCCGTCACGCCAGTAAGAAACGCCAGCGGAATAAATATAACGACGGTCGCAGCACTGGATCCGGTAAGCGGACGCGTGAACTCCCACGCCGCGCGAGCGATCCGCTCGCTCACTTCACCCGGCGCGCCCTTCAACCGGCGCATGATGTGTTCCTGCATCACGATGACGTCGTCGATGATCAAACCGACCGCCGCCGCCATGCCGCCGAGCGTCATCATGTTGAAGCTCATGCCCAACACATGCAGCAGCAACACGGTGATCGCCAATACGGCGGGCACCACCAGCATCGCAACGATGATCACGCGCGTATTGCGCAGGAACAAAAACAACACCAAACCGGCGAGCACGATGCCGATCAAGATGGCATCGCGTACGCTGCCCGCCGCGCCGGTAACCAACTGGGATTGATCGTACCAATTGGCGAGCGTTACACCCGCCGGCATCTGCGACCCATAATCTTGCAGTCGTTGTTTGACATCCCGTGCGATCTGCACGCTATTGCCATCCGGCTGCTGCAGGATCTGCATCAGCACCGCATCCTGACCATCGGCCGTCACGCGTATCCACTGCGGCACATGGCTCAGCGTCACATCGGCAATGTCGCCCAGACGCACCACGCCATGGCTGTCCGCGCGCACCACGATTTGGCGCAACGCGGCGATCGTGTTTGGTTGATTGTCCGCCAGCAGCAGATAGAGTTTGTAGTGATCGGAAACGTGTCCCATCGCTTCGATGGTCGCGGCATGGCTGACCGCCGTCGCCACGTCGTTTAGGCTTAAATCTTGTGCGCGCAGACGATTGGGATCGACATCGGCGTGAAATTCAGCAACTTCGCCGCCTTGCACGCTGACGCGCGCCACGCCGGGGATACTGCTAAGCAAGGGGCGCAACTGATATTGCGCCAAGTCGTACAGCGCGCTCGGCGACAGCGTATGCGAACGCAGGCTGTAGGCCAGCATGGGGTACGAACTGGGATCCATGCGACGACTGGTGAGTTGCGTGCCGGCGGGCAACTCGGGCAACACCTGGCTCGCTGCGGCATTGATGTCGCCGAGCGCGCGACTCATGTCCGTGCCCCACGCGAACGAGATCGCAATATCCGCGCTGCCGCGACTGGTGGTCGACCGCACATCGCGCACACCGGGCACGCGACGCAACGCCGTTTCAATGGGCGTCGTTACCGCAATCGCCATTTGATCGGCGGGACGGTCGCCAGCATCCAGCGAGAGCATAACGCGCGGAAACGCCACATTCGGAAACAACGCCACCGGCATGAACACCGCACTGCCGATGCCGCCAAGCGTCGCCATCAGCACGAGAAAAAGAAGCGAGCGCCAATGGCGCTGCATCCATGCAGTCACACTCACTTGGACGACTCCTGCTGCTCGCGCACCGCGTCGCCATCGTCCAACTCGTAGTTGCCGAGCACGATGACGCGCATTTTGCCGTCGAGCGAACCTTGTACACCAACGGTGTCGCCTTGCGGATGTTTCAGCGTGACGTCGATGCGCTTGGCGTGATCGTGATCGTCGACAAACACGTAATCGCCTTTGTCGTCATGCAAGACAGCGCTGCGCGGCAGCGCCCACGCGGTGTAGTTCGTCGTTTCAATCGTCGCCTGCACCGCTGCACCCGATACCAGTACGTTTCCGGCGTCAGGCGGGAGTTCGACCTGCAAGGGCAGCAGATGCGTTTGGGCATCGATCGCGTGGCCGACCACATCGAGTCGCCCATGCAAGGCATCGTTGGAACCGTAAGTGCTTTGCACGTCGACCGACATACCGGCTTTCAGCCTTGCGCCCTCTTCCGGTTGCGCGCCGAGACGTGCGACCAACGCGTGCGATGGCGCGAAATTAAGCAACGCCGTGCCGGCTTGAAACCGATCGCCGAGATTGACGTTGAGCGCTGTCACGACACCATCGGCGGGCGCGGCGATGGTCTCCTCCGCCGTGCCACCGCCCAGCGCACGTTGCGCTTCCACGCCTGCTTTGGCGTCGTCCAGCGCCTTCTGAGCGGTGGCGACCTGAGACTGCGTAGCAAGGTGCTGTGCGGCCATTTGTTGTGTGCGCTTGAACTCACCCGTCGCCAGATCCAAGGCGCTTTGCGCTTGCAAGAACGCGTTGCGTGCAACGGGATCGGGCGCCACGCGCAGCAGCGCCTGTCCGCGCTGCACGGATTGCCCGGTTGCCGTCGTCACGCCAATTACTTGACCGCCGTGCCCCAAATTGACCGTGCTGGCGCGATGCGGATCGCCCACGGCAGTACCCCACGCCTGGATGGTGTCATGGAACGCCTGGTTGACAGGTGCGGCGGTGGTCACCAGCACCGTTCCTTTCACTTCCGGCGCTGCGTCGTCGTCATCGCCGCCACCGTGTCCACCGCATCCGGCCAGTAGTGCAAGCAGCAACGCCGCCAGTGCGGCACGTGTCAGGACAAGTCGATTCATGGCTTAGATGTCGATGCAGAAGAGGGTTGAAGATCGGTGCTGCCGAGCATGGCTTCCAAGGCAATCGCCTGCTGCGATTGCTGATCGCGCGCGGCGATGTAATCCATGTCTGCGCTAAGCGCATTGGCGCGGATAGACAAATACGTCGGCCAATCGATCAGGCCTTTTTGCCAAGCCGTTTCGGCGGCGCGGCGCGCATCGTCCAAACGCTTCGATTGCGCTTGCGATTGATCGCGCTGTTTGGCAAGCGTGTCTTGATCGATCATCAACTGGCGGATGTCGTTGCGCGTGTTCAAGACACGGCCTTCGTAGTCGTCCTTGAGCTGTTGTCGAGTGGCTTTCTCGATGGCGATATTTCCGCGATTGCGATCGAACAAAGGCAAAGTAATGCCGATATTGATGCCGTGCGAAAGCACGCCGGAGTTGTCTTTTTGGCGATCGACGCCGAACGTCAGCGCCGGAAACTGTGCGCGAATCGCACCGCGATACGTCGCTTCCTGCGCTTTATACCCAGCCTGCAAAGCCAAAAGATCCGGACGTCGTTCCGGCAAACTCGCCAGCGCGGCGTTGACTTGTTCCGGTGTCGGCGATGTCTGGAACGGTTCACCAATCAAATCCAGCGGCGCATCCGGCGCCAGGCCCAACAACACGCGCATATCGTGTTCAGCTTGGTGCAATTGCACGGTGCAGTCAGTCACGCGCTTGTTGGCGTCGGCGTATGCGTTCAAGCCAGCGCTCGCCGCGTCGTACGTCAGATTGCCATCTTGTAATGCTTTACGCACGAAACCATCGATGGGCTTTAAGGCCGCCTCTTCCGCGGCGAGTTCGCGTTGCTGCTCGCGCAAAGACACCACTTGGTTGAACAGCTGGCGCGCCTGGGCAATGGTTTGCCACTCCGCCCATAACAGATCCAGATTCACTTGGTCCGCCTGGCTTTTGGCTGCGGCTTTGCGAGTCGAGCGGGTCAGCAAACTGGTGATGTCCTCGCTAATACCGTAGGCCGACGAGGTCATATACCCAGGCACCGGATGCGCGAGGTATTCCTGGTTGATCGAAAGCTGCGGGTCCGGGAGCAGCCCCGCCGCAAACGACTGAGCACGAGCCACGCCCAACTGATCGCGCATGACTTTCAGATCGGGATTGTTGGCGACGGCCAAAATCGCGACGTCCGTGACATCCATCCCGTGCGAAAGATCAAAACGGTGAGATCGCAACGCCGGCAGAGGCATGTCCGCCGTGCTGACTGAAAGTTGCGAAACGTCCTTGGCGCCCTGCCCCTCGCCGAGCGGCAAGGACGAATAGGTGGCGCAACCGGCGATCCAGACCGAACCTGCCAATGCGACTAGTCGCCATGTACGCATACCGAACAGTCCTTGGCAAAAGGGTGAATCTTGAAGCAACCGCACCGGCAAGTCTCCGCTCGAGTGACCTCGACGGTGGCAGAGACTACCGATCGTTGCTTAGCGAACTCTTTGCAGCGATGTGACGGCCGGCAGGTTCTTTTCGAGCCAAAGGCGATTCGGGGCTGGAAACCCGATTTCCACTTCGCAAGAAGTTGTACCGCTAATCCCTTACCCTTGAATGTGAAGAGAAAAATCAAATCTTCGATATTTCAATGAGTTGTAGTTGACGAAGGCCGTCGAACTTATTGATATACGACAGATTTTGTAAATCGCCCTTCATATGTTTCAAAACAGGCCGATATCCGTGTGAGCTCACACAAACTTCACGCCCTAAATTGTTTTATTCTTAGGCTGAGCCAAGGGGAAAACGTGGAACAAGGCTCTGATTTTTTGTAGGTCTTTCTTTGCAGGGGAAACGCATGGGGAAGCGGTTCTGGACTAACGACTGGCTGCTGCAGCTCGCCGTAGCTGGCGGCTACGCGCTGCTTTACCTTGCCATTCACCCGTTCTCCACAGCGCATTGGCCGATCCACGCCGGCGTGCGTATGGCCTGCCTGCTGCTGATTCCTTATCGATTCTGGCCCGCGCTGCTGATCGGCGAAGCGCTGCCTAACGAATACCAAGTCATCCCCTGCCTTGCATCACTTGGTCCGGCATGGGTGGCGGTCCGTTCCGTTCCTCCCATTGCGGTGGCTATGTTGATCGTGTGGGCATGTCGCACCTGGATGCCACCTTTTCCTTCCAAGAAATTGATCGACATCAAGGCGCTGCTTGTCTGCGGTCTGCTGGTCTCATTGGGAGGGATGGTATACAGCTCAACAGCGTTAGCGGTGGCGACTGCACCGACCATCTCGTTTGTTCCGATGAATGCCGTGGAATATTTTCTCGGCCCATACCTGGGTATTTTTTCCATCGTGCCTTGGGTCTTGATGGTCAAGCTCGATTACAAGCCAGGCCATCTGCATGAACAGATTCGCCGAGCCCTATCGAGCAGGTTGTTTCTCGACACCGTAGCGCTCCTGATCCCTGCGTTAGTTCTGCTGGAGTGGGTCAGCTATGTTGGAAACGATCAGGTCAAGCAAATTGCCCCTGTCGCCATGTTTCTCCCCATGGCGTGGCTCACACTCAAACATGGTTGGCGCGCCGCTGCCGTAAGCGGCCCTTTGGCAATCGCATGCATTTCGCTGCCTATTGCCCCGATCAACGACATTGATCCAAAGACTTACGCAACCCAAGCGACTCTCGCTGTCGTTGTTACTTGCTTGTTTGCGCTGGGTGGGCGCATCAGCGTCCAGCTTATGGACGAGGAAAAAGAAAAGCGCAGCGCGCTCAGCGTCCAGCGTTTCGCAAGGCAGAGCCTCCAGCTTGGTGAACAGCGCATGCGGCAGACGTCGCAAGCTCTGGAGTATCTCGCTGGCACGTTGCATATCACCAATGGCCGCTTGCTTGAACAGATGCGCCGCATCGTCCCGAACATTGAAAGCCACGCGTTCTACAAGCAATCGGTTGCGATGCAAAGCCAGGTCTATCGCCTGGCTGAGAGCATGCATCCCGTCGCGTGGCGCGAGCGAGGATTGCCGGCGGCGCTCAATGAAACGATCGCGCGCGCCCTCGATGAGGCAGGCATCGCCTATCGTTGCGAAATTAGTGGGCGCGGCTTCACGCGTTTAGCGCCTGCCGTTCTGACCGCCACTTATCGGTCCGCATGCGAAGCGGCTGTCTACGTCACATCCAGGCTTGCCTGTAACCGCGTAAATCTCGTACTCCGCGGTGGCGAAACGCGTGGAAAACGATGGGTTATGTTGCGCGTAGAAGGCGTGCTGGAAGAAACCGGCGTTGCTAACGCCGTGTATCACTCGGAAGAACGCAAGCGTCTTGCGACCAAGCTTGGAGCAAGCATGCTGGACATACCGGAGATGCGCGATCACGTGCGCATCTTCGATGGATACTTGCATCTGCGGATGCCGTCTAACCGTCTACGTATTACCGTTCTGCTGCATGACGCCGTGCAAGAGGAGCAGAGGCCAGTATCTCGCCTCGCTCCACCACTACGCCTATGGGTGAAATAGCACCTATAGCCAACTAATCAGGGACCGCCGTTACCCGAGCAGGTAGCGGGAGGGCACGAAGTAGCTGCGCTCATCACACTAAACGTCGTCGCGCCACTGGTTTGCGGCGTGGCCGTAACAGTCGTCGCGCTATCGCTGTAAACCGTCTGCGCCGGCGTTGATGTCGAGCTGGTCGACGGCGTTGCGGTCGCAGCACTCGACGACGACGGCGTCGACACGTTCTGCGAATCCACACCTACCGGCAGCACGATCGACGTGCCGTTGGCCGTACCCACCGCCGCGTGCACGTTGCCATTCAGATCGTTGATCTGGATGTACTTGACACCGTTCAACACGAACACATACACGTGCCAATTCGGATTGGCGCTGACGTCTGTCGCATTCGGCCAGGCTTGGCCAAGTCCAGTCGCCGGAGTAGCGGTCTGGCCGAAGGCCATGGGGGTTGCGCAAAGAGCAAACAGACTGGCGATTGCTGCTTTACGGACGAAGCTTCCTTGTTTACTGGACATGGGGTTTCCCCTGATTGTTAATGGTAGTTCTACTACCGGAAATCGAAATGTAGCAGGGGAATTGCGTGAAAAACGGCGAAATTCCCAGATTTGCATACCGACAATTCAGCAACGCTACGTCGTGCGTATTGCTTCACATTTTTTTGATCGCATATGGTGTTGGGAGTGCGATCGAGTCGATTTGCTCGAAAAGTGGCAAGCATCCTGCAATGACAAAGCGCATAAATTGCGCGCAATAAAAAACCGCCCGAAGGCGGCTTCAACGTTGCGCAATGGAGGCCAGGGTCGGAATCGAACCGGCGTACACGGCTTTGCAGGCCGCTGCATGACCACTCTGCCACCTGGCCATTGCGCTAAACCGTAGCCATGATAGGCCAGGGTCAGAGCTTTAAAAAACAAAACCTCGGCTCACCGAGGTTTTGCTTGAATCTGGAGCGGGAAACGAGACTCGAACTCGCGACCCCGACCTTGGCAAGGTCGTGCTCTACCAACTGAGCTATTCCCGCATCGGAGCATGTAACTATAGCAGAACCCGGTTAGAAGTGAATAGCCGCGCCTGCTTTTTTTCAGTAATTCAAGCAACTTGCCGCACATGCTTGACGTATTAATACAACACGGCCCCGAAGCTGGCTTCAGGGCCGTGTTTGAAATCTGGAGCGGGAAACGAGACTCGAACTCGCGACCCCGACCTTGGCAAGGTCGTGCTCTACCAACTGAGCTATTCCCGCATCGGAGCCGCGCATTTTAACGTGTGAAACAAAACCGTCAAGCGTTTCTGTCTTGTTCGGGTGTGGACGCCACGTGGGATGGCGCCTCATCCCGCAAAGCCGGCCACGCCGCGCGCAGGTAATACAGGCCCGACCAGATGGTCAATACGCCGGCCAGCACCAGCAAACCTTCGCCGATGTGATACAGCCGCAGCGCTTCGGCATCTTTTTCGTGCTGCAAGATCAGCACGATCAACGCCACCATCTGCATTACGGTTTTCAGTTTACCGATAAATGCCACGCGCACCGTGGCGCGCATGCCGATTTCCGCCATCCACTCGCGCAACGCCGAGACGCTGATCTCGCGCCCGACAATAATCGCCGAGGTAATCGCCATCACGATGCCGGACCAATCGCCTCGATGCGAGGCCACTAGCATGAACAACGTCACCGCCACCATCAGCTTGTCGGCTACCGGATCGAGAAAAGCTCCGAACTTGGAGATCATATTCAAGCGGCGCGCGAGATAGCCGTCGAGCCAATCGGTAATGCCCGCCAACGCGAACACGATGGCGGCCGTGATGTTATGGCCACGAAACGGTAGATAAAACACCAGCACCATCACCGGCAGCAGCGCTACACGGAACAGCGTGAGCCAAGTCGGTAGATTGATGCGCATGGGCTCCTTCCGATTTGTGTCAGTGTCGCACGAGTCGATGGGATCACGCATGGAGTGCGTCATAAATACGCTCGGCGAGGCCGCGATCGATGCCTTTCACTTGCATCAATTCCTCGACGCCCGCCGCCTCCACGCCTGCCAGGCCGCCAAACGCTTTCAACAGTGCCGCACGGCGCCGTGCGCCGACGCCTTGCACGTCTTCCAGCACGCTGCGTTCGCGCGCCTTCTCGCGGCGTTTGCGGTGTCCGCTGATGGCGAAGCGATGCGATTCGTCACGCACCGCGGCCACCAAATGCAGCGCGGGCGACGTGGGGCCAGGATGAATCTCGCGATGGGATCCGGCCAAGATCAGTGTTTCTTCACCGGCCCGTCGTCCTGGTCCCTTCGCGACGCCGACGACCTCGATACCGCTAATCCCGAGTTCGGCCAGCACGTCCAACGCCTGGGCTACTTGGCCAGTGCCGCCATCGATCAAAAGAATATCCGGACGCGCGCCCTCGCCTTCCGCCACTTTGCGGAAGCGGCGCGTGAGCGCCTGATGCATGGCGGCATAATCGTCGCCCGGCGTGATGCCTGAGATGTTGAAGCGACGATAATGCGATTTCTCCGGCCCTTCCGGTCCGAACACCACGCAAGACGCCACCGTAGCCTCGCCTCGCGTGTGGCTGATGTCGAAACATTCGATACGTTTCGGTGGTTCGTCCAGGCCCAGCACGTTCTGCAGATCGTCGAAGCGCGCGCCCAACGTCTGGCGACTGGCGATGCGCGAGGTAAGCGATGCTTGCGCGTTGCGCTCGGCCATTTGCAGAAATTGCGCGCGGTCGCCGCGAACCCGCGTTTTGATTTCCACCGCGTGACCGCATTGCTGCGCCAGCATCTCAGCGATCAGCTGCTCATCGGCGATGGATTCGCCGAGAATGATTTCGCGCGGCACCGGGCGGTCGAGGTAATACTGCGCGACGAACTGCGCCAACACATCGGCAGGATCGGCGTCCAGCGGAAGGCGTGGATAAAAATCGCGCGTACCCAAGCTGATACCGTTGCGGAAGAACAGCACGCTGACGCATGCGATACCCGATTCGATGCGGCAAGCGATCACGTCCATATCGGCCGTCGCGCCTTGCACGTGATTTTGTGCGTGAAGTTTACGCAACGCGGCGATCTGGTCGCGCAAACCGGCTGCGCGTTCGAAATTCAGCGCAGTGCTGGCCTGCTCCATCCCCACCACAAGCTCGTCGATCACGGCGCTGCTGCGGCCATCCAGGAACATTTCCACGTGGCGCACGTCGTTGCGATAGTCCTCCGGGCTGATAAGCCCCACGCAAGGACCCGTGCAGCGACCGATTTGGTATTGCAGGCACGGACGCGAGCGATTGCGAAAATAGCTGTCTTCGCATTGCCGCACCTTGAATAGCTTTTGCATCAGATTAAGGCTTTCGCGCACGGCAAAAGCGCTGGGAAACGGGCCAAAAAATCGACCAGGCTGATTGCGCGCACCGCGATGGAAGGCGAGACGCGGATACTCCTCGCCGCCCGACAGATAGATGTACGGGTAACTTTTGTCGTCGCGCAGCAAGATGTTGTAGCGGGGCTTCAGCGCCTTGATCAGCTGCGATTCCAACAGCAGCGCCTCGGCCTCCGTGCGCGTTACGGTGATTTCGCATCGAGCGATCTGGGACACCATCGCCGCGATGCGCGGTTCCATCCGCGGCTTAAGAAAGTAGCTGCCGACGCGCTTTTTTAGGTTGCTGGCCTTGCCCACATAAAGCAGATCGCCGCCCTCGTCGAAGTAACGATAGACGCCGGGAGACGTGGTAAGCGTGCTGACGAAGACCTTGCCGTCGAAGGCCTGGGGAGGAGCGGGCTGCATGGGAATGATTTTAGCCCGAATGGCGAAATTCCAACCCCCGCCATCGGAAATAGTTCAACCACCGCGTAGGCGTTTGATCAATCCTTCGACACCCTTTTCGGCCAGCGCGACCGATCGCGCGAAATCTTCCGGCTCACCGTAGTAAGGATCGGGGAAATCATGAGGCGGCGCCGCGCTAGTCCATTCCAAAAACAGCGCCAAACGATCATGGGCCGAACGGTTAGAGGCCGCGCGCATGTCGCGAAGATTTTTTCCGTCCATCGCCAGCAGCAAGTCGTAGTGCTCGAAATCGGCGGCGGCCAGCTGCCGGGCACAATGAATCTCCAATTCATAACCTGCGTTGGCCGCCGCCGCGCGCATGCGGGTGTCGGCCTGCTCGCCGACATGCCAATTGCCGGTGCCCCGCGAAGCTACCTCGATATCGAGTCCGGCATCGGCCAGATGCTTGCGCGCAACGCCCTCGACCAGCGGCGACCGGCAAATATTGCCCAGACAGACGAACAATACGCGGCGAACGGTCACCGGCTGCTTGCCCACGCTTCGGCGCGCTGCAGATCGGCTTCGGTATCGATGCCCGGCGGAAAAGGCTCAGGCGTCAAACGAACCGCGATCGGATAACCATGTTCGAGCACGCGCAGTTGTTCCAACGATTCGGCCTGCTCCAGCGGCGTGCGCGCCAGGCTCGTGTATTGCTGCAAGAAACCTGCGCGATACGCATAGATCCCGATATGCCGAAGAAACGGGAATGCTTCAGGCAACGTCTGTCGATCTGCCGCAAAAGCATCGCGCGCCCAAGGCAGCGGCGCGCGGCTGAAATACATCGCCCGCCCCTGTGATGAGCTGACCAGCTTGACGACATTGGGGTCGAACAACTCATGCGCATCGGTGATTGGCGTGGCAAGCGTCGCCATCGGCGCGCTGTCTTCGGACAACGCTCGCGCCACTTCTTGAATGCCGGCAGCCGGCGCAAACGGTTCGTCGCCCTGAAGGTTCACAACGATGGTGTCCGAAGACCAGCCGTAATACGCGGCGCACTCGGCCAGACGATCACTGCCCGACGCGTGATCGCTGCGGGTCATGCAGACGTCCACATTGTGATTCGCTAATGCGTCGGTGATGCGCTCGTCGTCCGTCGCCACGACGACTTGCGTTGCGCCGGCCAACAAGGCGCGCTGCGCAACGCGGACGACCATCGGAATGCCTGCGATCGTGCGCAAGGGCTTGCCCGGGAGACGCGTCGAGCCGTAACGAGCGGGGATCGCAACGATGAAAGCGGGTTTCTGGGCGGACATGGCGTGTTTATGGTGGAAACCGCAAAGTCTAATCGCTTGTCGCTCGACAGCGACAAGCGATTAGCCGTACCCGACAAGATTAGCGCAAGACGAATCCGCAGCTATTGGCCAGCTCCAAAAATCCCGGGAACGACGTGGCGACATTCGCGCAGTCGCCGATAGTCACGGGGCCTTGCGCGACGAGCCCGGCGACGGCAAAACTCATGGCGATGCGATGATCGCCGTGACTGTTCACCTCGCCACCGCCAATCGCTCCACCGTCAATGATGGCGCCGTCCGGCGTTTCTTCGATACGAACGTCGAGCGCGCGCAATCCGGCGGCCATGGTCGCGATGCGATCCGACTCCTTGACGCGCAACTCCGCCGCGCCACGAACAACGGTACGACCTTTTGCCACCGCCGCCGCGACAAACAACGCGGGAAATTCGTCGATCATGTCCGGCACCAGCGCCTCGGGCAGTTCGATGCCATGCAACGGCGCGTAGCGAACCACCAGATCGCCCACCGATTCGCCGCCGCTTTCGCCTTCGTTCTCGACGCGAATATCGGCGCCCATCAAGCGCAACGCTTCCAGCAAACCGGTGCGCCGAGGATTCAAACCCACCGCGGGCAAACGCAATTCCGAGCCAGGCAGAACGCTCGCCGCAACCAGGAAAAACGCCGCCGAAGAAAAATCCGCCGGTACCACCACGTCGGTCGCACGCAAACGATGGCTGCCTTCGAGCTTGGCGTGACCTGGCGAAAACTCAACCGGCCAACCGAATGCGGCGAGCATGCGTTCGGTGTAATCGCGCGTCGGATGCGGTTCGATCACTTCCGTGCTGCCTTGCGCATACAAGCCGGCCAGCAGCAATGCGGATTTCACCTGGGCGCTGGCGACCGGCAGTTCATAGCGAATGCCGTGCAACGCGCTGCCTCCATGG is a genomic window containing:
- the uvrC gene encoding excinuclease ABC subunit UvrC, producing MQPAPPQAFDGKVFVSTLTTSPGVYRYFDEGGDLLYVGKASNLKKRVGSYFLKPRMEPRIAAMVSQIARCEITVTRTEAEALLLESQLIKALKPRYNILLRDDKSYPYIYLSGGEEYPRLAFHRGARNQPGRFFGPFPSAFAVRESLNLMQKLFKVRQCEDSYFRNRSRPCLQYQIGRCTGPCVGLISPEDYRNDVRHVEMFLDGRSSAVIDELVVGMEQASTALNFERAAGLRDQIAALRKLHAQNHVQGATADMDVIACRIESGIACVSVLFFRNGISLGTRDFYPRLPLDADPADVLAQFVAQYYLDRPVPREIILGESIADEQLIAEMLAQQCGHAVEIKTRVRGDRAQFLQMAERNAQASLTSRIASRQTLGARFDDLQNVLGLDEPPKRIECFDISHTRGEATVASCVVFGPEGPEKSHYRRFNISGITPGDDYAAMHQALTRRFRKVAEGEGARPDILLIDGGTGQVAQALDVLAELGISGIEVVGVAKGPGRRAGEETLILAGSHREIHPGPTSPALHLVAAVRDESHRFAISGHRKRREKARERSVLEDVQGVGARRRAALLKAFGGLAGVEAAGVEELMQVKGIDRGLAERIYDALHA
- a CDS encoding low molecular weight protein-tyrosine-phosphatase; protein product: MGKQPVTVRRVLFVCLGNICRSPLVEGVARKHLADAGLDIEVASRGTGNWHVGEQADTRMRAAAANAGYELEIHCARQLAAADFEHYDLLLAMDGKNLRDMRAASNRSAHDRLALFLEWTSAAPPHDFPDPYYGEPEDFARSVALAEKGVEGLIKRLRGG
- the kdsB gene encoding 3-deoxy-manno-octulosonate cytidylyltransferase; the protein is MSAQKPAFIVAIPARYGSTRLPGKPLRTIAGIPMVVRVAQRALLAGATQVVVATDDERITDALANHNVDVCMTRSDHASGSDRLAECAAYYGWSSDTIVVNLQGDEPFAPAAGIQEVARALSEDSAPMATLATPITDAHELFDPNVVKLVSSSQGRAMYFSRAPLPWARDAFAADRQTLPEAFPFLRHIGIYAYRAGFLQQYTSLARTPLEQAESLEQLRVLEHGYPIAVRLTPEPFPPGIDTEADLQRAEAWASSR
- the aroA gene encoding 3-phosphoshikimate 1-carboxyvinyltransferase gives rise to the protein MSGAQRLDWVSRPATALRGTVVVPGDKSVSHRSMMLSAIAEGTSHIRGFLEGEDTRATAAVLAQLGVSIEAPSPGERIVRGVGLHGLRASNKPLDCGNAGTGMRLLTGLLAGQSFDSTLIGDESLSKRPMRRVTDPLAKMGAKIDSQEGLPPLRVHGGSALHGIRYELPVASAQVKSALLLAGLYAQGSTEVIEPHPTRDYTERMLAAFGWPVEFSPGHAKLEGSHRLRATDVVVPADFSSAAFFLVAASVLPGSELRLPAVGLNPRRTGLLEALRLMGADIRVENEGESGGESVGDLVVRYAPLHGIELPEALVPDMIDEFPALFVAAAVAKGRTVVRGAAELRVKESDRIATMAAGLRALDVRIEETPDGAIIDGGAIGGGEVNSHGDHRIAMSFAVAGLVAQGPVTIGDCANVATSFPGFLELANSCGFVLR